From the Salinimicrobium tongyeongense genome, one window contains:
- the gyrB gene encoding DNA topoisomerase (ATP-hydrolyzing) subunit B — protein MSEEVKRSSYSADSIQALEGMEHVRMRPSMYIGDTGVRGLHHLVYEVVDNSIDEALAGHCDTIRVTINEDNSITTEDNGRGIPVDLHKKEGVSALEVVMTKIGAGGKFDKDSYKVSGGLHGVGVSCVNALSDHLKATVYRDGTIWEQEYERGKPLYPVKSVGTTDLNGTIVTFKPDPSIFQQTTEYSYDTLASRMRELAFLNKGIKITLTDRREKDDKGEFISEVFHSEEGLKEFIKFLDGTREPIISEVIAIEGEKNDIPVEVAMVYNTSFNENLHSYVNNINTHEGGTHLAGFRRGLTTTLKKYADSSGLLDKLKFEISGDDFREGLTAIVSVKVSEPQFEGQTKTKLGNREVTAAVSQAVSEMLENYLEENPNDAKTIVQKVILAAQARHAAKKAREMVQRKTVMSGGGLPGKLSDCASQDPHESEVFLVEGDSAGGTAKQGRDRHFQAILPLRGKILNVEKAMSHKVFENEEIKNIYTALGVTIGTEEDSKALNLSKLRYHKIVIMCDADVDGSHIATLILTFFFRYMKELIEAGHVYIATPPLYLIKKGSKKRYAWNDRERDEIANSFSGGVSVQRYKGLGEMNAEQLWDTTMNPEFRTLRQVTIDNTSEADRIFSMLMGDEVPPRRDFIEKNAVYANIDA, from the coding sequence ATGAGCGAAGAGGTTAAAAGAAGCAGTTATTCGGCTGACAGTATCCAGGCGCTGGAGGGGATGGAGCATGTGCGTATGCGCCCTTCCATGTACATTGGTGATACTGGGGTGAGGGGCTTGCATCACCTTGTGTATGAGGTGGTGGATAACTCTATTGATGAAGCGCTTGCCGGGCACTGTGATACTATTAGAGTAACCATAAACGAAGACAATTCTATTACTACAGAGGATAACGGTCGTGGTATTCCTGTAGATTTACATAAAAAAGAAGGCGTATCTGCACTTGAGGTGGTAATGACCAAGATAGGGGCAGGAGGAAAGTTTGACAAAGATTCGTATAAAGTTTCCGGAGGTCTTCACGGGGTTGGGGTAAGCTGTGTTAACGCCCTTTCCGATCACTTGAAGGCTACTGTTTATCGTGACGGAACTATCTGGGAACAGGAGTACGAAAGAGGAAAACCTCTTTATCCTGTGAAATCGGTGGGAACTACAGACCTGAACGGTACTATAGTTACCTTTAAGCCCGATCCCAGCATCTTTCAGCAAACTACAGAGTACAGCTATGACACCCTTGCCAGCAGGATGCGTGAACTTGCATTCCTCAATAAAGGGATCAAAATCACTTTGACCGATAGGAGGGAGAAAGATGACAAAGGGGAATTTATTTCTGAAGTCTTTCATTCTGAAGAAGGTTTAAAGGAATTTATCAAATTTCTTGACGGTACCAGGGAACCAATCATTAGCGAAGTAATCGCCATTGAGGGTGAGAAGAATGATATTCCTGTTGAGGTGGCTATGGTGTACAACACTTCCTTCAACGAAAATCTTCACTCATACGTTAACAATATCAATACCCACGAAGGAGGAACACACCTTGCCGGCTTCAGGAGAGGTTTGACAACTACTTTGAAAAAATACGCCGATTCTTCAGGCCTGCTTGATAAGCTGAAATTCGAAATTTCGGGAGATGACTTCCGCGAAGGATTGACTGCAATTGTTTCTGTAAAAGTTTCAGAACCCCAGTTTGAAGGCCAGACCAAGACCAAACTCGGGAACAGGGAAGTTACTGCTGCTGTTTCACAGGCGGTTTCTGAAATGCTTGAAAATTACCTTGAGGAGAACCCCAATGATGCCAAGACCATTGTTCAGAAAGTGATTCTTGCGGCCCAGGCCCGGCATGCGGCCAAAAAGGCCCGTGAAATGGTGCAGCGCAAGACCGTGATGAGCGGTGGTGGCTTGCCTGGTAAGCTTTCTGACTGTGCTTCCCAGGATCCGCATGAAAGTGAAGTGTTCCTTGTTGAGGGAGACTCGGCGGGAGGAACGGCCAAGCAGGGTCGTGACCGTCACTTCCAGGCTATTCTGCCGTTGAGGGGTAAGATACTTAACGTTGAAAAAGCCATGAGCCATAAGGTTTTTGAGAACGAAGAAATCAAGAACATCTATACCGCACTTGGGGTGACCATTGGTACCGAAGAAGACAGTAAGGCGTTGAACCTGTCGAAACTGAGATACCACAAGATCGTGATCATGTGTGATGCCGATGTTGACGGTAGTCACATTGCCACTTTGATCCTTACCTTCTTCTTTAGGTATATGAAAGAGTTGATTGAAGCGGGCCACGTGTATATTGCTACTCCGCCACTTTACCTTATCAAAAAAGGAAGCAAGAAACGCTACGCCTGGAACGACCGGGAGCGGGACGAAATTGCCAACTCTTTTAGTGGAGGGGTAAGCGTGCAGCGATACAAAGGTCTTGGAGAGATGAACGCTGAACAATTGTGGGATACTACAATGAATCCTGAATTTAGGACACTGCGCCAGGTGACGATAGACAACACCAGCGAAGCCGATAGGATCTTCTCTATGCTTATGGGTGATGAGGTGCCGCCGCGAAGGGACTTTATTGAAAAGAACGCAGTTTATGCAAATATTGATGCTTAA
- a CDS encoding DUF6588 family protein yields the protein MKKLFYLSLVFLLPSGLVAQTGDNSQLFINDMLVLAKNFAQPAADGASYQASAGWFSSATALEKWDLRIAVHGNALFVPNDKKSFNLSNSDLELLEMEGVTSASFPTAFGASTSDYFVGDVTFENPLTGGVLTESVRFKGIDGINRDYVPHAFVQASVGVSAGTEITVRAMPEVAIDGVTASTYGIGAKHSLSQYFNNVYPEDFQLAFGAAYSVLNVDYEFEPISVQNFLTMNHIVVDANLFLAEIIGSKRWSYFEVFAAAGIMNSSFDYEMGGDGIALPRVNEELGEIEGGQTQFKGDLGLNLYFSRFRLNAMLSAGDFFNANIGLAVGI from the coding sequence GTGAAAAAATTATTTTATCTGTCCCTTGTTTTTCTTCTGCCCTCTGGCCTGGTTGCCCAAACTGGAGATAATTCTCAACTTTTCATTAACGATATGCTTGTGCTGGCCAAAAACTTTGCACAACCTGCTGCCGATGGGGCTTCTTATCAGGCTAGTGCCGGCTGGTTTAGTTCGGCTACCGCCCTGGAGAAATGGGATCTTAGAATTGCAGTGCATGGAAATGCCCTTTTTGTGCCCAACGATAAAAAATCCTTTAACCTGAGTAACAGCGATCTTGAATTGCTTGAAATGGAGGGAGTGACATCTGCTTCTTTTCCTACAGCTTTTGGGGCTAGCACTTCAGATTATTTTGTTGGGGATGTGACTTTTGAAAATCCCCTCACCGGCGGGGTACTCACTGAGTCTGTGCGCTTTAAAGGGATTGACGGAATCAACAGGGATTATGTGCCTCATGCTTTTGTTCAGGCTTCGGTGGGGGTATCTGCAGGTACAGAAATTACTGTACGTGCAATGCCCGAAGTTGCCATAGACGGTGTTACCGCCAGTACATATGGTATAGGGGCAAAACACAGCCTAAGCCAGTATTTCAATAATGTTTATCCCGAAGATTTTCAGCTTGCCTTTGGGGCTGCATACAGTGTGCTGAATGTAGATTACGAATTTGAACCTATTTCGGTTCAAAATTTTTTGACGATGAATCATATTGTTGTAGATGCAAATCTTTTCCTGGCTGAAATTATAGGTTCTAAAAGATGGAGTTACTTTGAGGTTTTTGCCGCTGCAGGAATCATGAACTCCAGCTTTGATTACGAAATGGGGGGAGATGGCATTGCCTTACCTCGTGTGAACGAAGAACTTGGGGAAATTGAAGGTGGGCAAACCCAATTTAAAGGAGACCTGGGGTTGAACCTGTATTTTAGCCGATTTAGGCTTAACGCGATGTTGTCGGCAGGCGATTTTTTCAATGCCAATATCGGTCTTGCGGTGGGCATATAA
- the mdh gene encoding malate dehydrogenase, whose amino-acid sequence MKVTIVGAGAVGASCAEYIAIKNFASEVVLIDIKEDYAEGKAMDLMQTASLLGFDTKITGSTNDYSKTANSDIAVITSGVPRKPGMTREELIGINADIVKSVSESLLEHSPNATLIVVSNPMDTMTYLVHKTTNLPKNKIIGMGGALDSARFKYRISEALECPASDVDGMVIGGHSDTGMVPLTRLATRNSVPVSKFLSEDRISQISEDTKVGGATLTKMLGTSAWYAPGAAVSSLVQAIACDQKKMFPCSALLEGEYGLNDLCIGVPVILGKDGIEKIVEIELDDAEKAKLKESASGVSKTNDLLEVKK is encoded by the coding sequence ATGAAAGTTACTATAGTAGGTGCCGGAGCTGTTGGAGCCAGCTGCGCGGAATATATCGCCATTAAAAATTTTGCTTCCGAAGTAGTTCTTATTGATATTAAAGAGGATTATGCCGAAGGTAAGGCCATGGATCTCATGCAAACTGCTTCGCTTTTAGGATTCGATACGAAAATTACCGGAAGTACAAATGATTACTCTAAAACAGCAAATTCAGACATTGCTGTTATTACCAGTGGGGTGCCACGTAAGCCGGGTATGACCCGCGAAGAATTGATTGGGATCAATGCCGATATCGTAAAATCGGTTTCTGAGAGCCTTCTGGAGCATTCTCCCAATGCAACCCTTATCGTGGTAAGTAACCCAATGGATACCATGACTTACCTGGTGCATAAAACTACTAACCTTCCGAAGAATAAAATTATAGGAATGGGTGGAGCTTTAGACAGCGCCCGTTTTAAATACAGAATTAGTGAAGCCCTTGAGTGCCCGGCATCAGATGTTGACGGGATGGTGATAGGTGGCCACAGTGATACAGGAATGGTGCCTTTAACCAGGCTGGCCACCCGTAACTCTGTGCCTGTTTCCAAATTCCTTTCTGAAGATCGCATCAGCCAGATTTCTGAAGATACCAAGGTAGGAGGGGCAACCCTTACCAAGATGCTTGGTACCAGTGCATGGTATGCCCCTGGAGCAGCTGTTTCTTCTTTAGTGCAGGCCATTGCATGTGACCAGAAGAAAATGTTCCCATGTTCTGCCCTTTTAGAAGGGGAATACGGGCTTAACGACCTTTGTATTGGTGTGCCGGTGATCCTTGGAAAAGACGGGATCGAGAAAATTGTTGAGATAGAACTTGACGATGCCGAAAAAGCCAAGCTTAAGGAAAGTGCTTCAGGAGTTTCCAAAACAAACGATCTTCTGGAAGTAAAGAAATAA
- the secDF gene encoding protein translocase subunit SecDF, translated as MQNKGIIKVFAILFALVCIYQLSFTFIAGNIEGDAAEFAQQEVPESVDGYITARERAEQRYLDSIGNEEVFLGITYNSAKEKELNKGLDLKGGINVILQISVKDILRELANNSKDPAFNQALLKADEAQKTSQENYLDLFFEAFEEIPDARLASPDIFANRNLSDEINFEMTNEEVKPIIRRKIDESIVSAFEVLRKRIDKFGVTQPNIQRLGSSGRILVELPGAKEIERVKDLLQSTAQLEFWHVYKSNEFQNFFVQANNLLKQMELEKTAEADVDTTGAGQDEIDALLESASDTAQVAEQNNPLFDLMASPGFQGGPVLATFNIEDTARVREYLNMSQVRNLLQGEQRYAKFVWGITEEDDAVAPLYALRGNRQNEPPLSGSVITDATQAYDQVGRVAVTMQMNGKGAKTWEEMTALAAENQSQIAIVLDNVVYSAPGVSQAGGISGGRSEITGDFTITEGQDLANVLRAGKLPASADIVQSEIVGPSLGQEAIDSGIMSFAIALILVLLWMIFYYGKAGVFADIALVVNILFIFGVLAGLGAVLTLPGIAGIVLTIGMSVDANVLIFERIREEYSKGKVQKDAIRDGFSNALSSILDANITTGLTALILLVLGTGPIKGFATTLLIGIATSLFTAIFITRLFIDNYAKNPNKSLDFSTGMTKNLFSGLNIQFLEKRKTFYVVSGIFLLVSLGSLFTQGLNQGVDFVGGRSYTVRFDQAVNPTELEDNLVAEFGSASAKTFGAANQIKVTTKYKVEEEGSEVDEEISQKLYSAVQSYLPEGTTYEDFTVGAEGEREIGIMQSIKVGPSIADDIKQASIWAVLGSLLVIFLYILLRFRKYQFSLGAVVAVIHDVLIVLGVFSLTYKFMPFNMEIDQAFIAAILTVVGYSLNDTVVIFDRIREFFNEHPSWTRKDAINAAINSTVSRTVNTSLTTLVVLLAIFIFGGESIRGFMFALIVGVIVGTYSSIFIATPVTYDTFNKETKRRKLKQKETVA; from the coding sequence ATGCAGAACAAGGGAATAATCAAGGTATTTGCAATTTTGTTTGCCCTGGTATGTATCTACCAGTTGTCTTTCACCTTTATTGCTGGCAATATTGAGGGAGATGCCGCAGAATTTGCACAGCAGGAAGTCCCCGAGAGTGTTGATGGTTACATTACAGCCAGGGAACGAGCAGAACAGAGGTATCTTGATTCCATTGGGAATGAAGAGGTGTTTCTTGGAATCACCTACAATTCGGCTAAAGAAAAAGAGCTTAACAAAGGGCTAGACCTTAAAGGAGGGATTAACGTAATTCTCCAGATTTCGGTTAAAGATATCCTTAGGGAACTCGCTAATAACAGTAAAGATCCTGCTTTTAACCAGGCGCTGTTAAAAGCAGACGAAGCACAAAAAACAAGTCAGGAGAACTATCTTGACCTCTTCTTTGAAGCTTTTGAAGAAATTCCGGATGCCCGCCTTGCTTCTCCCGATATTTTTGCAAACAGAAACCTTAGCGATGAGATCAATTTTGAAATGACTAATGAGGAGGTAAAGCCTATCATTAGGAGAAAAATTGACGAGTCTATAGTTTCGGCCTTTGAAGTACTTAGAAAACGTATCGATAAATTTGGGGTAACCCAACCAAACATTCAGCGCCTTGGTTCTTCAGGAAGGATTCTTGTTGAATTACCGGGAGCTAAAGAAATTGAGCGTGTAAAAGACCTTTTACAGAGTACAGCTCAGTTGGAGTTCTGGCATGTATACAAGAGCAATGAATTCCAGAACTTCTTTGTGCAGGCCAACAACCTGCTTAAGCAAATGGAGCTGGAAAAAACCGCAGAGGCCGATGTAGATACTACCGGGGCCGGGCAGGATGAGATCGATGCTCTTTTAGAGTCGGCCAGTGATACTGCACAGGTCGCAGAACAAAACAATCCTTTGTTTGACCTTATGGCTTCTCCGGGTTTCCAGGGAGGGCCGGTTCTTGCAACATTTAATATTGAAGATACTGCCCGGGTAAGGGAATATCTTAATATGTCTCAGGTGCGCAACCTGCTTCAAGGGGAACAGCGCTACGCTAAGTTCGTTTGGGGTATTACAGAGGAAGATGATGCTGTTGCTCCCCTATACGCCCTAAGAGGTAACAGGCAAAATGAACCGCCGCTTTCAGGAAGTGTGATCACCGATGCCACCCAGGCTTACGACCAGGTTGGTAGAGTTGCGGTAACTATGCAAATGAACGGAAAAGGAGCAAAGACCTGGGAAGAGATGACTGCTCTTGCTGCTGAAAACCAAAGCCAGATCGCTATTGTTCTAGACAACGTGGTTTATTCTGCGCCAGGTGTATCTCAGGCAGGAGGAATTTCAGGTGGTAGAAGTGAGATCACAGGAGATTTTACTATCACCGAAGGTCAGGATTTAGCTAACGTATTACGTGCAGGTAAACTTCCTGCTTCCGCAGATATCGTGCAGAGTGAGATCGTTGGCCCTTCCCTTGGGCAGGAAGCTATAGATAGCGGTATCATGTCTTTCGCCATTGCGTTGATCCTGGTATTGCTCTGGATGATCTTTTACTACGGAAAAGCCGGTGTTTTTGCCGATATCGCCCTTGTTGTAAACATCCTTTTCATCTTTGGGGTGCTGGCCGGCCTTGGTGCAGTGCTTACTTTACCTGGTATTGCGGGTATCGTACTTACCATTGGTATGTCGGTAGATGCGAACGTGCTTATATTTGAGCGTATCAGGGAAGAATATTCTAAAGGAAAGGTGCAGAAAGATGCAATTAGAGATGGTTTCAGCAACGCACTTTCTTCCATTCTTGATGCCAACATTACTACCGGTCTTACCGCGTTGATCCTTTTGGTTCTTGGAACAGGGCCTATTAAAGGCTTTGCCACCACTTTGTTAATTGGTATTGCAACGTCGCTTTTCACCGCAATCTTTATCACAAGATTGTTTATAGACAACTATGCAAAGAACCCTAACAAGAGCCTGGACTTCTCTACAGGAATGACCAAAAACTTATTCTCGGGTCTCAATATCCAGTTCCTTGAAAAGAGAAAGACTTTTTACGTGGTGTCGGGGATATTCCTGCTGGTGAGCTTAGGTTCATTGTTCACCCAGGGCTTAAACCAGGGAGTGGATTTTGTAGGAGGAAGAAGCTATACCGTTAGATTCGACCAGGCCGTGAACCCTACCGAACTTGAAGATAACCTGGTTGCCGAATTTGGTAGTGCCAGTGCCAAAACCTTTGGAGCTGCAAACCAGATCAAGGTTACAACCAAATATAAAGTGGAAGAAGAGGGTAGCGAAGTAGATGAGGAGATCTCCCAAAAGCTTTACAGTGCGGTACAATCTTATCTTCCCGAAGGTACTACTTATGAAGATTTCACTGTAGGAGCCGAAGGGGAAAGAGAGATTGGAATTATGCAATCTATCAAAGTAGGCCCTTCTATAGCCGATGATATCAAGCAGGCTTCTATTTGGGCGGTACTTGGTTCCCTTTTGGTGATCTTCCTTTACATCCTGTTGAGGTTTAGAAAGTATCAGTTCTCATTGGGTGCTGTAGTAGCCGTAATCCACGACGTGCTCATCGTACTCGGGGTTTTCTCCCTAACCTACAAGTTCATGCCTTTCAACATGGAGATCGATCAGGCCTTTATCGCTGCGATCCTTACCGTGGTGGGGTATTCGCTTAACGATACCGTGGTTATTTTCGACAGGATCAGGGAATTTTTTAACGAGCACCCGTCCTGGACCAGAAAAGATGCCATCAATGCAGCTATCAACAGTACGGTTAGCCGTACGGTGAACACCTCTTTAACTACCCTTGTGGTACTTCTTGCCATCTTCATTTTTGGAGGCGAAAGCATTAGAGGCTTCATGTTTGCACTTATCGTGGGGGTTATTGTAGGTACTTATTCTTCTATCTTTATTGCGACGCCAGTTACTTACGATACCTTCAATAAAGAGACTAAAAGAAGAAAGCTGAAGCAAAAAGAAACTGTGGCTTAA
- a CDS encoding DUF192 domain-containing protein has protein sequence MIRKSTFYSIFLAASVLLSCKDNKETVQQDIAEPITFTKEAEAYLTKETGDTIKHLQLEIADDDYQRETGLMYRTTMEDSQGMLFIFENEAPRGFYMKNTNIPLDLIFLGANNKIVSIQKNAKPKSLETIPSEKPAQYVLEINAGLSDKWKLAVGDSLILNRK, from the coding sequence ATGATAAGAAAAAGCACTTTTTACAGCATTTTTCTCGCTGCAAGCGTGCTGCTGAGCTGCAAGGATAACAAAGAAACTGTACAGCAGGATATCGCCGAACCTATTACTTTTACGAAAGAAGCCGAGGCTTACCTAACAAAAGAAACTGGTGACACCATCAAGCACCTGCAATTGGAAATAGCCGATGACGATTATCAGCGCGAAACAGGCCTGATGTACCGCACAACTATGGAAGATTCCCAGGGAATGCTGTTTATTTTTGAAAATGAAGCACCCCGCGGATTTTACATGAAAAACACTAATATTCCGCTCGACCTCATCTTTCTTGGTGCAAACAATAAGATTGTAAGCATCCAGAAGAATGCGAAACCGAAGAGCCTTGAGACAATCCCTTCGGAAAAGCCGGCTCAATACGTACTGGAAATCAACGCAGGACTTTCAGATAAATGGAAGCTTGCTGTGGGAGACAGCCTTATTTTGAACCGAAAATAA
- the lgt gene encoding prolipoprotein diacylglyceryl transferase: MLFNKIYWNPSEGIDLGFFVIHYYSLMFVVAFTIGWYLMKSIYEREGIALEKLDSLFIYTVLATLIGARLGHVIFYDWDYFQNHLLEIFLPVRFEPEFEFTGFRGLASHGAAIGIITAMYLYCRNVLHKPVLWILDRIVIPVACGGIFVRIGNFMNSEIIGKPTNSDFGVVFTKLGEDFARHPAQLYEAACYLVVFLILWFTYWKTLKREKLGYIFGLFLVLLWSIRFFVEFVKEPQVGERVNWVLNTGQWLSIPFIIAGFYFMYRPSTKSRVK; the protein is encoded by the coding sequence ATGCTTTTCAATAAAATCTACTGGAATCCTTCCGAAGGAATTGATCTGGGATTTTTCGTCATCCACTACTATAGTTTAATGTTCGTTGTTGCCTTCACTATAGGCTGGTACCTTATGAAGAGCATTTACGAAAGGGAAGGGATTGCCCTCGAAAAACTTGATTCCCTGTTCATTTATACCGTTTTGGCCACCCTGATTGGCGCCCGGCTTGGGCACGTTATCTTTTACGACTGGGATTATTTTCAAAACCACCTGCTCGAAATTTTCCTGCCCGTAAGGTTCGAACCCGAGTTTGAATTCACCGGTTTTAGAGGTCTTGCCAGCCACGGTGCCGCAATTGGAATTATTACCGCCATGTACCTGTACTGCCGCAACGTACTGCACAAACCCGTACTGTGGATTTTAGACAGGATCGTTATTCCCGTAGCCTGCGGCGGGATTTTTGTACGCATCGGGAACTTCATGAATTCTGAAATCATAGGAAAACCTACAAACAGCGACTTTGGGGTAGTCTTCACCAAACTGGGAGAAGATTTTGCAAGACATCCGGCCCAGCTGTATGAAGCAGCCTGCTACCTGGTGGTATTTCTAATCCTTTGGTTCACCTACTGGAAAACCTTAAAAAGGGAAAAACTGGGTTATATTTTCGGGCTTTTTCTCGTGCTGCTTTGGTCTATACGCTTTTTCGTGGAATTTGTCAAGGAGCCACAGGTAGGCGAAAGGGTGAACTGGGTATTGAATACAGGTCAATGGCTGAGTATTCCGTTTATCATTGCCGGTTTCTACTTCATGTACAGGCCATCGACTAAAAGTCGCGTAAAATGA
- the yidD gene encoding membrane protein insertion efficiency factor YidD, producing MRKWLTYPLIGLVRIYQRFISPLTPATCRYTPTCSQYTVEALQTHGLFKGGWLSVKRIASCNPWGGQGYDPVPKKLQEEK from the coding sequence GTGAGAAAGTGGCTTACATATCCACTTATAGGATTGGTAAGAATTTACCAGAGGTTTATTTCGCCACTCACACCGGCCACCTGCCGCTACACGCCTACCTGCTCTCAATACACTGTTGAAGCCCTTCAAACACACGGCCTTTTTAAAGGAGGCTGGCTTTCCGTAAAACGAATTGCCAGCTGCAATCCGTGGGGCGGACAGGGATATGACCCTGTTCCCAAGAAACTTCAGGAGGAAAAATAA
- the cysS gene encoding cysteine--tRNA ligase produces MALYQQQELKIYNSISGEKEIFKPINEGTVGMYVCGPTVYSNVHLGNCRTFISFDLVFRYLKHLGYKVRYVRNITDAGHLENDADSGEDRIAKKARLEQIEPMEVVQRYTVDFHNILQKFNNLPPSIEPTATGHIVEQIEVIKEILEKGYAYEANGSVYFDVIRFNESHDYGKLSGRKLEDMIPNTRELTAQSDKKNPQDFALWKKAEPQHIMRWPSPWSDGFPGWHLECTVMSSKYLGEEFDIHGGGMDLKFPHHECEIAQGEAATGKTPVNYWMHANMLTLNGKKMAKSTGNNILPNEIFTGDNPNLEKGFAPTVARFFMLQANYRSILDFSNEALLASEKGFQRLMDAYHALDHLETAATSDFDVVEWRQKCYDAMNDDFNSPILIAQLFEAVKQINIIKDGKAKIKAEDLELLKKTMSDFIFDVLGLIDTSEAGNNDFGNKLSGTVELLIKLRAEARANKDFATSDKIRDELSQMGIQLKDGKDSTSFSIE; encoded by the coding sequence ATGGCACTCTACCAGCAACAGGAATTAAAGATCTACAACTCGATCTCGGGCGAAAAGGAAATTTTTAAACCTATCAACGAAGGGACCGTGGGCATGTACGTTTGTGGCCCCACAGTTTACAGTAATGTGCACCTTGGCAATTGCCGCACATTCATCTCCTTTGACCTCGTTTTTAGATACTTAAAACACCTGGGCTATAAAGTGCGGTATGTTCGCAACATTACAGATGCCGGACATTTAGAAAATGATGCAGATTCAGGCGAAGACAGGATCGCCAAAAAAGCAAGGCTCGAGCAAATTGAGCCTATGGAAGTTGTACAGCGATACACTGTAGATTTTCACAATATTCTGCAGAAGTTCAACAACCTTCCTCCCTCCATTGAGCCTACCGCAACCGGTCATATCGTTGAACAGATAGAAGTTATCAAAGAAATCCTTGAGAAAGGTTATGCTTATGAAGCTAACGGCTCTGTCTATTTTGACGTGATCAGGTTCAACGAATCTCATGACTACGGAAAGTTAAGCGGAAGGAAGCTGGAAGATATGATTCCCAACACCAGGGAGCTCACAGCCCAAAGCGACAAGAAGAATCCGCAGGATTTTGCACTCTGGAAAAAAGCCGAACCGCAGCACATTATGCGCTGGCCTTCCCCCTGGAGCGACGGTTTTCCAGGCTGGCACCTTGAATGCACCGTGATGAGCTCAAAGTATTTGGGGGAAGAATTTGATATTCACGGCGGCGGTATGGACCTAAAATTCCCGCATCACGAGTGTGAGATCGCCCAGGGCGAAGCCGCTACCGGTAAAACACCGGTAAATTACTGGATGCATGCCAATATGCTTACCCTTAACGGCAAGAAAATGGCAAAAAGCACCGGCAATAACATCCTGCCCAACGAGATCTTTACAGGAGACAACCCTAATCTCGAAAAAGGATTTGCACCTACAGTTGCAAGGTTCTTTATGTTGCAGGCCAACTACAGGAGCATCCTCGACTTTTCAAACGAGGCACTACTGGCCAGCGAAAAAGGTTTTCAGCGGTTAATGGATGCCTATCACGCGCTTGATCATCTTGAAACTGCTGCAACATCCGATTTTGATGTAGTTGAATGGAGGCAGAAATGCTATGACGCCATGAACGATGATTTTAACAGCCCCATCCTCATTGCGCAACTTTTTGAAGCCGTAAAGCAGATCAACATCATTAAAGACGGAAAGGCCAAAATTAAAGCCGAAGACCTCGAATTGCTGAAAAAGACAATGTCCGACTTTATTTTTGACGTATTGGGGCTCATAGATACTTCTGAAGCCGGCAATAATGACTTCGGAAATAAACTTTCGGGCACTGTAGAACTGCTCATCAAGTTAAGGGCAGAAGCCAGGGCCAATAAAGATTTTGCCACCAGCGACAAGATAAGGGATGAGCTGTCGCAAATGGGCATTCAGCTGAAGGATGGCAAAGACAGCACCAGCTTCTCTATAGAATAA
- the folE gene encoding GTP cyclohydrolase I FolE: MKKDNIDEAIDEMGDAFVSPNTETPMRKDAFDISDEEKIERIQKDVKNIMDTLGLDLTDDSLKGTPKRVAKMFVKEIFGGLHPQLKPKASTFQNKYKYGEMLVEKNITLYSTCEHHLLPIVGRAHVGYISNGTVVGLSKMNRIVDYYAKRPQVQERLTMQIVKELQEVLGTEDVACVIDAKHLCVNSRGIRDIESSTVTSEYGGRFKDPEARRDFLDYINLETEF, from the coding sequence ATGAAAAAAGACAACATAGACGAGGCTATTGATGAAATGGGAGATGCTTTTGTTAGCCCAAACACAGAAACTCCCATGCGTAAAGATGCATTCGACATAAGTGATGAAGAAAAGATTGAGCGCATACAAAAAGATGTAAAAAACATCATGGATACCCTTGGCCTTGACCTGACTGATGACAGCCTAAAGGGAACACCAAAGCGCGTAGCCAAAATGTTTGTCAAAGAGATCTTTGGCGGCCTTCACCCTCAGTTAAAACCAAAGGCCTCTACTTTCCAGAACAAGTATAAGTACGGGGAAATGCTGGTAGAAAAAAACATTACCCTCTACTCTACCTGTGAACACCACCTGCTGCCAATAGTAGGAAGAGCGCATGTAGGCTACATTTCTAACGGTACCGTAGTAGGACTTTCAAAAATGAACCGGATCGTAGATTACTACGCCAAACGCCCACAGGTACAGGAAAGGCTAACCATGCAGATTGTGAAGGAACTACAGGAGGTACTGGGTACCGAAGATGTTGCCTGCGTAATTGACGCCAAGCACCTGTGCGTGAACAGCCGCGGAATAAGGGATATTGAAAGCAGCACCGTGACCAGCGAATACGGCGGAAGATTTAAAGATCCTGAGGCAAGACGCGACTTTTTAGACTACATCAATCTGGAAACCGAATTCTAA